The sequence TGGAGACATACTTTGCTGCAACAACCCCTATGAGTTCATCAGTTAAACTTGATAAAGACGAAAGGGGAATATCAGTCGAAATAACAATGTATCGAGGTCTAATAAGTTCATTATtttacctaactgctagtcgatACCTAGCTGCTGGAAGCAGCTGTGCCCAACTGCTATATTCAACAACTACTTAAAAATAAGTAGTTGATGAAACATAATCACTGATATTTTGTGGCAACAAAAGTGCAATTGAAATCACATACAATCGACTTGCATTCTCGGACCAGCCCTATAGATAGCATACATCATTTTATCTGAGATCAtctgttaaaaaaaaacatcatgtTAGAGTACCTCTTCATAGAACAACATGTAGCTGATATCTTCACTAAACCACTTGTAGAggctaagttttcttattttagaaatatattaggccttattgatttatcttagaAGTACATATATTTAGGGAGAATCGATTAGGGGAGTCTTACTGATAAGTCTGTCGTCAGTCGGACTTGGAAACTCACTAATTTATCAGTACTCATTACACAACTGATTTTATCATTTAGTAATGAATTTAGTGACttatttatttccttaattAACCATTAAGAGAAACCAATGTTCTAATTTTCGTTTAATTACATTtattaacatttgaaattttcaaaatgattAGCATTTATATTTATTCCAAGTTAATCCTGACACGTGTCTCGGCTATCTGACTCAGGTTGCACATATAAATACTAGTTACACTCCATATTTTTCACtaattattttcatgtattCTTAACATCGATAACTTTCTGACTTTATTGCAATCAAACCATTTTactttttttcaagattttcatcTGCAGAAATGTCAAACTCCTTACATAGCGAATGTTCTTTCCATCAATTTTGAATATATTTACTCAATGGAATATGGCGCTATTGTCtctgttttcaaactgattgaGTCATCTAGACTCGAGACTTTCTCGAGCTCATCTCTAGACATCAATGTTCCAGAATTAAAGATGTTCTATCCACGAGGATCTATTTCTAATGAAGGGAAGATTGTTATGCAAATTGGAGAGCAGACCCTGCTGATCGATGAAGCTTACTTTGCTACACTGTTTCAGTTACCCACTGAGGAGCTAACCGATTTATCTTACGTTCCTCAGTCTACCTTGGAGGAAATAAAGACTAGGTTCTCTGCTTCCAGCGAGCCTAACAAGACATATGGCAATAAGCGAGACATGAAGATGGAGTACCAACTTCTTCTTGATGTTGTAGCCAAACAAATCTTGTTTAAGGCAAGATCTTTTGAAGCCTACACTGCCGAGAAATTCATGGTAATGGATGTTATTGCCATCGGTCTTAAGATAACTAGTCATCTGTACTGTTTCAGAAATTTTCATTTACTATAATTAGTTTTGTTGTTACTCCAAAATCAGAAGAAACCCCAATCCCCAGCTTTACATTAAATTCTTCTATGAGTTCTTTCTAATAATAGAGACATTTGAAATCCATTCTATCTTATTTAACTAatgtattaataattaatatatgaattcAACATTTTACAAATTGTTTTGTTGTTAACAATAAAACTGTAATCGAAATtcatagatttcaaattcatataaTCAAATACAACATTAGTCTTCGAcaataatcaagaaaataaaacaatcaaaaaCAGGAAGAAATGATTCCAAATTTGGGGGTAAAAAACCATTACCTGTCATTATAGATGATTAATAGTAGTATAACATATTTTTATCAGAAAATTCTCCCGCGCATTTAAAATGGATCCAAAAGTCACACTTTGAGCAATGAAAAGCCATAACATCTACGAAACCATGAATCATATCTTTGCAATACCCACACCTTTGGCTTCCCATAGTAAGCATACGAGTCAGAGTCACTGGATGACAATGAACGTGTCTTGGCAGATCGATATTGTATCCGAACTTGATCTTCGACAACTTACCAGTTGAAGGAATGCAGTTAATATGAAATGAATTATCACATTTGCCACAATAATAAAACCAGAACTTTGTATTGATGTCTTCTTCACAAAACTCACATAGGTAGTGGTTCTCTTCTTCTTGTTGTGGGATTTGAACTGCAAGGTTGTAAATGAGGTCAAGTGGATGTCCATCAAATTTGTGCTCAACTGTTTTCGGTAAAAAGGCACAACTCGGGTGAATATGGTGATTACAAATTCCACAAGAGTAAGAGGCCATAGAGTAAGAACGATCACAACAGCAAAAGTTTATAGTGTTTAAGGAAGACAAAGTGAGAAGGTGTTGGGGGTGTGATTCATGTTTGACGATGCTCGGAGAAGTGGCACATTGAACATCCATGTAATACCTATCACGTGTTCGGTATCCAAATCCATTGAAGGCTTTATCACATATGTAACACCAAAACACGGAACAGAATACAAGTGATTTTGATAAAAGATGAGCTGGATCCCTCGTGTAATAAGTCTTGATAACTAGGGGTAAATTTGCACAAGATTGATGGAGGAGGAAAAAACATTGAGGCTTGGGGCAACTATAGTAAGAAGGAGGAGGTGAGATTATGGGTAGAATACATGCGTGGCATACTAACTGAATATCATCACTCTCTCTGCTGTGAAAGATCCAAGAAGAATGGTCAGTGTGATATTTCTCAATATTCGATTTCACATCTTCAATTTCATCATCCTCTCTGTTCTCGAGTATTGCATGATTTATCAAACTTGAAAATGTATCAGGCCCACTTGGAAGATGAATGGATGATTGAACTATAGCTGCAAAAAGTATGTAAGATTGAAACTAAGTATAGGGACATCTAAAGTTGTGCTCAAGCTACTATCCTAGCCAAATCATGCAGAAACGTATTCAACGAAACTAGTCATTACCTGTGTTCTCCACCGCTGATGCTGCACAATGTATATGAGCTACACATGCACACCATCCACAAACATAAGCACCCAGGGTCAATGATACCT comes from Primulina huaijiensis isolate GDHJ02 chromosome 17, ASM1229523v2, whole genome shotgun sequence and encodes:
- the LOC140963111 gene encoding uncharacterized protein, which translates into the protein MSSHIDTALNRKEHKHSSHDHPLIYVDEENPKAYCSACGVAIISSPSYTCSQGCNFFLHRPCTELLQSSKLEFGGRTYDISLLVKPPRDNCKCEKCGNLCKNFTYKCSWSIEGYGTQREFYLHCQCAFPLEINIKHISHHEHPLMAMCKEASLVCDACGRKQDGIFFSCQKCSFYIHQDCCSVPTVINIEHHPHPLFILYSFHSFEFATIMTCILCNDEVSLTLGAYVCGWCACVAHIHCAASAVENTAIVQSSIHLPSGPDTFSSLINHAILENREDDEIEDVKSNIEKYHTDHSSWIFHSRESDDIQLVCHACILPIISPPPSYYSCPKPQCFFLLHQSCANLPLVIKTYYTRDPAHLLSKSLVFCSVFWCYICDKAFNGFGYRTRDRYYMDVQCATSPSIVKHESHPQHLLTLSSLNTINFCCCDRSYSMASYSCGICNHHIHPSCAFLPKTVEHKFDGHPLDLIYNLAVQIPQQEEENHYLCEFCEEDINTKFWFYYCGKCDNSFHINCIPSTGKLSKIKFGYNIDLPRHVHCHPVTLTRMLTMGSQRCGYCKDMIHGFVDVMAFHCSKCDFWIHFKCAGEFSDKNMLYYY